The Corynebacterium auriscanis genome includes the window TCAATTAAGCTGTCAGAGACTTACGACCCTTGCGGCGGCGTGCAGAAACAATTGCACGGCCGGCACGGGTACGCATACGGGTACGGAAACCGTGAACGCGTGCGCGACGACGGTTGTTGGGCTGGAAAGTACGCTTGCCTTTGGCCACGGTACTTCACTCCTTACATCGGTATATGCACGCGAATAACGACAAACTCTGAGGGGAGACCCCACTCAACGTCATCGGTATGCCCGTGCATTCAAAGCTGGACATACATACCAAACCGGGTTCTCACTCTTGCTCGACGCGATCGGAGCGAACAGACAACATGAGAACGAAC containing:
- the rpmH gene encoding 50S ribosomal protein L34; this encodes MAKGKRTFQPNNRRRARVHGFRTRMRTRAGRAIVSARRRKGRKSLTA